TCACAGGAGAGGCGCGTCAGCGCTAAGTTTTCATCGACTAATTTTGTTGAGTTGTTTAACCAGTCGAGTTGCATCGATTATTTTCCATCCTTCAAGATGGCAGCGTTCTTTTGCTTCCTCTAATTCTTGGGAAGTTGTCAACAGCTTATAGCGTAAAAAACCACCAGAAACCGGAAACACATAAGTTTGCCATCCCTTCAGAATTTGTACATAGGAAACTTGTTTAAACACTTGCATGGTTAAAAGATGAAATGAACACTCCAAGAAATGCTTTGAATATTAGCGGTTGTCCAGACTGGTAGAAAAAGCCTGGACAAACCTGATTAGAAAAGATTTCAGTTAGCTTAAACAAGGCGAATATGTTTGCCTCTGGGCAAAACTTTGGCAATCATACGACCCTGCTCATCACAAAGTTCTCCTGATTCAGTAGCAAGAACATCCTCTTTAAGCTTTTGTGTATTTAATTGGGGAAGTTGAAGAACATATTCAGCCGGAAAATCTTGAACTGCAAGTTCTGAATTAATCCAAACTTGAGGTTGACCTCCATTTTGACAAAGGGAAACTTTACACAGGAGTCCTTCGAGTTTACGTCCTCGTTGTTCGCCGAGTTGTTCAATTCTCTGTTCCATAAATCCCAATAGCTTTTCTGTTAGCCAAATAATCCGGGCTTCATCATTTTTAGCTAAACTAGAGATTCGTTTGGCTTCAAGTTGGCGGAACTCTCGGTTAGCTTTTAGACGATTGATATAAGCGACATATCCATCAATTTTCTTTTCTAACTTAGGTTCTAATTGTTGATAAATTTCTTCTGCCATCGCTTTGTCTTCTGGATTTTCAGATTCTAGATATTGACTGAGCAGTTCAAGCTGTTCTCCCAATTCATCTAATGTTTCAGAAATGGGTTGAATGGATGTATTTGCCATTTTTGAACTATTTTCCTTTACGGTTTATTGATGAAGCTAATGCAGGTTCTTGTGTGTCTAAAGTAGGTGGGGAAGGAGGGGATGCTGTTTCAAAAGTTAGGCTTGCTTCTACAATGTCAGCACCAGAATCCTTAGCTAACATTGCCAACATAGCGTCCAGTTGATTAGCTTCCAGGTTAGGTGCTTGTCGCCGAATTTCTTGAGTTTTCACTAATTTCCAGATGGCTAAAGCCTCTGAAGGTGAAGCTTGCTGAACCGCTTGTCGAACCAAACGAATTAGCTTTGCGGTAGCCCGTTGTAGTTTAGCGTCGTTATTTGATGAATTCATGATTGAATTTTGTAGTTCAATTGTGTCTGATAATGGCGCGTCAGCGCTGTGATAATACTGTTGAGTTAAGAGCCACTATTGATTGTCGTTCAAGCAGAGCCAGAATCAGGTGGGTAGCACACCCCCATACCTTACATTCCCAATTAACCCTTGATAGCCTCTGGCTAGGTCTGACAATTGCAGCACTCCCTAATCCTTGCTGTTCAATTGCTATTTTAAATCGAAGGGCGTCTTCTTCTGTGTGAAAACCGAAGTAGGTTGTCTTTCTGTTACCTTTGGAGTCGGTTATTGTCGCAATTCGATCTGAAAGTACATTGAGATGGAAGCCTGAACCTAAGTCAATTTGTCGAGGTAAGGGGGGGTAATGAGAAGAATTCATGGCTTTTAAATTTCAATTTCTGGGATGGAATCAAGATAATTCTTGATAGATATTTTTCCTCTTAAAAATTGAGTCAATGTATCTTCAACAGGAAAGTTATTAGTCCCGTCTGGGGGTGAAATTTTAGAAAGAACTTGTTCGAGTTGCTCTTGAAAAGCTTGATAAGCTTCCATACTGTATGAGCGGCTGACTTTAATGGGATCATTCTCTTCTTGAAGAAACCAATAAGTCATCTGAATTTGAGAAGGCAGATAAGACTCAGTTTTGGCTAGGATGAATAAGTCAAGTTGAGGCTTCCAATCGGTGAGGACGTTTTCTAAATCTTCAGGGCAATGAGTTGCCCAATTGATAATTTCAAGTTGCTGATACCGATAAATGAGTAAGTCAATTTTGGTAGAAAGAATGACATTTTTATATGAAAATTGAAGCAATTGTCCATAGGTTTTCCAGGTATTGGGTTCGTTACTCCAGATTTCAGGAGCTAATAATTGTAGTTGAGAGAACCACTGTTTAAACTGAGGGGTGTTGGCTAGAAAAGGAGCGATAGGAAGTTCCATTAAAGATTGTTCCATCAGGAGACGAAATTGTTCTTCTTTTGGATGACTTTTAGCTTCTGCTATTGCTTCCATATTCTCAAGATTGTTTGAAGCAGCAAGACGAGATAAATCTTCAGCCGTTATCCACATCATGTGAGTTTACTAAAATAAAAAAGGGTTTAGAGTAGAAGTCCAAATCATTGAAATCAATCCCAAGATAAGAAGGGAGTTCGTTGATCAACTAATTGGATAGAAAGTTGAGGAGGAGGACTGGTAAAGTTTAAAAAATCTAATTTAGGTTCAGGAAAGCTAA
The sequence above is a segment of the Planktothrix tepida PCC 9214 genome. Coding sequences within it:
- a CDS encoding siphovirus Gp157 family protein yields the protein MANTSIQPISETLDELGEQLELLSQYLESENPEDKAMAEEIYQQLEPKLEKKIDGYVAYINRLKANREFRQLEAKRISSLAKNDEARIIWLTEKLLGFMEQRIEQLGEQRGRKLEGLLCKVSLCQNGGQPQVWINSELAVQDFPAEYVLQLPQLNTQKLKEDVLATESGELCDEQGRMIAKVLPRGKHIRLV
- a CDS encoding PD-(D/E)XK nuclease family protein; translated protein: MMWITAEDLSRLAASNNLENMEAIAEAKSHPKEEQFRLLMEQSLMELPIAPFLANTPQFKQWFSQLQLLAPEIWSNEPNTWKTYGQLLQFSYKNVILSTKIDLLIYRYQQLEIINWATHCPEDLENVLTDWKPQLDLFILAKTESYLPSQIQMTYWFLQEENDPIKVSRSYSMEAYQAFQEQLEQVLSKISPPDGTNNFPVEDTLTQFLRGKISIKNYLDSIPEIEI